In Solea senegalensis isolate Sse05_10M linkage group LG18, IFAPA_SoseM_1, whole genome shotgun sequence, a single window of DNA contains:
- the abcc3 gene encoding ATP-binding cassette sub-family C member 3 isoform X4, giving the protein MDAHLLRFYVATSRQLKRLESVSRSPIYSHFSETITGSSVIRAYGRHSAFVHMSDMKVDENQKSHYPGLVSNRWLGVRIEFIGNCIVLFSALFAVTGKENLNPGLVGLSVSYALQVTMSLNWMVRMTSDLETNIVAVERVKEYSETKTEAPWEIEDKKPPPEWPMNGNVQFQSYSVRYREGLDLVLKNLSLSVKGGEKVGIVGRTGAGKSSMTLCLFRLLEAAAGEITIDEVKISEIGLHDLRSKLTIIPQEPVLFSGTLRMNLDPFDQCSDEEVWQAVEHSHLHKFVSNQPSKLEMECAEGGENLSVGQRQLVCLARALLRKTRILVLDEATAAIDLETDDLIQSTIRTQFEDCTVFTIAHRLNTIMDYTRVLVLDKGQVAEFDTPTNLLSQRGIFYNMAKDAGLAQ; this is encoded by the exons ATGGATGCGCACCTTCTG AGGTTTTACGTGGCCACGTCGCGGCAGCTAAAGCGCCTGGAGTCGGTCAGCCGCTCGCCCATATACTCTCATTTCTCTGAGACCATCACGGGCTCCAGTGTGATCCGAGCCTACGGCAGACACTCTGCCTTTGTCCACATGAGCGACATGAAAGTGGACGAGAACCAAAAGAGTCACTATCCTGGTCTCGTGTCCAACAG GTGGCTCGGCGTGCGGATCGAGTTCATCGGGAACTGCATCGTGCTGTTTTCAGCTCTGTTTGCGGTGACGGGAAAAGAGAATCTGAACCCCGGCCTTGTGGGTCTGTCGGTGTCCTACGCTCTGCAG GTGACCATGTCTCTGAACTGGATGGTGCGAATGACATCAGATCTGGAGACAAACATCGTGGCAGTGGAGAGAGTGAAGGAGTACTCGGAGACAAAGACGGAG GCTCCCTGGGAGATTGAGGACAAGAAGCCTCCTCCTGAGTGGCCCATGAACGGGAACGTGCAGTTCCAGAGCTACAGCGTCCGCTACCGCGAGGGTCTGGACCTGGTTCTGAAGAACCTGTCGCTGAGCGtcaaaggaggagagaag GTCGGCATCGTGGGTCGGACCGGAGCCGGGAAGTCCTCCATGACTCTGtgtctgttcaggctgctgGAAGCTGCTGCAGGAGAGATCACCATAGACGAGGTGAAGATCTCTGAGATCGGTCTGCACGACCTGAGGTCCAAGCTCACCATCATTCCACAG GAGCCGGTTCTCTTCTCCGGGACGCTGAGGATGAACCTGGATCCCTTTGACCAGTGCAGTGACGAGGAGGTTTGGCAAGCTGTGGAACATTCTCACCTCCACAAGTTTGTCAGCAATCAGCCGTCGAAGCTGGAGATGGAGTGTGCGGAGGGCGGAGAGAATCTCAG tgtgggCCAGAGGCAGCTGGTGTGTTTGGCTCGAGCTCTGCTCAGAAAGACCAGGATCCTCGTGCTGGATGAAGCCACGGCCGCCATCGACCTGGAGACGGACGACCTCATCCAGTCCACCATCAGGACTCAGTTTGAGGACTGCACCGTGTTCACGATCGCACACAGACTCAACACAATCATGGACTACACAAG AGTCCTGGTGTTGGACAAAGGACAGGTGGCGGAGTTCGACACGCCCACAAACCTCCTGTCGCAGAGAGGAATCTTCTACAACATGGCTAAAGACGCAGGTCTGGCTCAGTAg
- the abcc3 gene encoding ATP-binding cassette sub-family C member 3 isoform X2: METLCGPELPFWVANETLHTDRPDLPQCFQLSVLAWLPCIFLWVVTPIYLFYLKRNNKGYIMMSILNRFKTVFGLLLWIVCWADLFYTFHELRQGNSQPPIYFITPLVLGMTMLLATFLIQYERLRGVQSSGILFIFWFLSVLCAIVPFRSKILQASSQSEVTDKLRFTTFYVYFALTVCELILCCFNEKPPLFSSVVTDPNPCPESTAGFLSTLTFWWFTRMAIKGYRMPLEAKDLWSLNKRDSSKVMVPKLLREWEKEQAKAKCEASPPSQALYYKPPPSSSITPNRIAVDGCVRPVETEVLLSSQKAAPRQPSFLRALIKTFGPYFLIGSGFKLLQDCITFVNPQLLRMLIAFTKQKGVPDWWGYSLAFLMFFTAFLQTLILHHHFQYCFVTGMNVRTAIIGAIYRKALVITNSAKRSSTVGEVVNLMSVDAQRFMDLTTFLNMLWSAPMQIMLALYFLWQTLGPSVLAGVAVMIMLIPLNAVIAMKTRAYQVEQMQYKDARIKLMNEILNGIKVLKLYAWENSFRDKVLAIRQKELNVLRKTAYLGAVSTMAWTSAPFLVALTTFAVYVYVDENNILDAEKAFVSLSLFNILRFPLNMLPQVISSLVQTSVSLKRIQNFLNHDELDPDSVDRKNTAADFSVTVVNGKFTWAKDDSPVLHNINLMVPQGSLLAVVGQVGCGKSSLISALLGEMEKVEGDVSIRGSVAYVPQQAWIQNATLRDNILFGKPYNEQKYRCVLEACALTPDLEVLPGGDMTEIGEKGINLSGGQRQRVSLARALYSDTDVYLLDDPLSAVDAHVAKHIFDNLIGPEGALKGKTRILVTHGISFLPQVDNIMVMVDGYVSEMGSYQQLLKQNGDFAEFLRNYAVEDIVEEEEALEELIEDEELFPEDALSNHIDMVDSEPVVNEAKRQFMRQISIISSDGENPRCRSMRKHGSSQRKHSDPSDKKKPEKMEQLIQAETAETGKVKLKVYMEYAKAVGPLLSVLICFLYGCQSAASIGANVWLSEWTNDASRNQTGDNVNLRVGVYAALGLAQGVLVMFSSFTLAMGNIGAARKLHYNLLDNKLHTPQSFFDTTPIGRIINRFSKDIYVIDEALPSTVLMFLGTFFISLSTMIVIISSTPIFAVVIAPLTFVYVFVQRFYVATSRQLKRLESVSRSPIYSHFSETITGSSVIRAYGRHSAFVHMSDMKVDENQKSHYPGLVSNRWLGVRIEFIGNCIVLFSALFAVTGKENLNPGLVGLSVSYALQVTMSLNWMVRMTSDLETNIVAVERVKEYSETKTEAPWEIEDKKPPPEWPMNGNVQFQSYSVRYREGLDLVLKNLSLSVKGGEKVGIVGRTGAGKSSMTLCLFRLLEAAAGEITIDEVKISEIGLHDLRSKLTIIPQEPVLFSGTLRMNLDPFDQCSDEEVWQAVEHSHLHKFVSNQPSKLEMECAEGGENLSVGQRQLVCLARALLRKTRILVLDEATAAIDLETDDLIQSTIRTQFEDCTVFTIAHRLNTIMDYTRVLVLDKGQVAEFDTPTNLLSQRGIFYNMAKDAGLAQ, translated from the exons ctgctgGCCACGTTTCTGATCCAGTACGAGAGGTTACGCGGGGTTCAGTCCTCAGGGATCCTCTTCATCTTCTGGTTCCTGTCTGTGCTGTGTGCCATCGTGCCTTTCCGCTCCAAGATCCTGCAGGCGTCCAGCCAG AGCGAAGTGACCGACAAGCTGCGCTTCACCACGTTCTACGTCTACTTTGCGCTGACGGTGTGCGAGCTGATCCTCTGCTGCTTCAACGAGAagcctcctctcttctccagtGTCGTCACAGACCCC AATCCCTGTCCTGAGTCCACAGCGGGTTTTCTCTCCACCCTCACATTTTGGTGGTTCACAAG aATGGCCATCAAAGGCTACAGGATGCCTCTGGAAGCCAAAGACCTGTGGTCTCTGAACAAGCGCGACAGCTCCAAAGTGATGGTCCCCAAACTGCTGCGGGAGTGGGAGAAGGAACAGGCCAAGGCCAAGtg CGAAGCGAGTCCGCCGAGCCAGGCACTGTACTACAAGCCCCCGCCGTCCTCCTCCATCACCCCCAACCGCATCGCAGTAGACGGCTGCGTGAGGCCGGTGGAAACGGAGGTGCTGCTGTCCAGTCAGAAAGCTGCTCCCCGCCAGCCGTCTTTCCTGCGCGCACTCATCAAAACCTTTGGCCCTTACTTCCTGATCGGCTCCGGCTTCAAGCTCCTGCAGGACTGCATCACCTTTGTCAACCCTCAGCTGCTcag GATGCTGATCGCCTTCACCAAACAGAAAGGCGTCCCTGACTGGTGGGGATACTCTCTGGCCTTCCTCATGTTCTTCACGGCGTTCCTGCAGACGCTCATCCTCCACCACCACTTCCAGTACTGCTTCGTCACCGGCATGAACGTACGCACCGCCATCATCGGCGCCATCTACAGGAAG GCGCTGGTGATCACAAACTCGGCCAAGCGCTCCAGCACAGTGGGCGAGGTGGTCAACCTGATGTCGGTGGACGCTCAGAGGTTCATGGACCTCACCACGTTCCTCAACATGCTGTGGTCGGCTCCGATGCAGATCATGTTGGCTCTTTATTTCCTGTGGCAG ACCCTCGGCCCCTCCGTGCTCGCAGGCGTGGCCGTCATGATCATGTTGATCCCTCTGAACGCCGTCATCGCCATGAAGACTCGAGCTTACCAG GTGGAGCAGATGCAGTACAAGGACGCGCGGATCAAGCTGATGAACGAGATCCTGAACGGCATCAAAGTCCTGAAGCTGTACGCCTGGGAGAACTCCTTCAGAGACAAAGTCCTGGCCATCCGGCAGAAGGAGCTCAACGTGCTGCGCAAGACGGCCTACCTGGGAGCGGTGTCCACCATGGCCTGGACCAGCGCCCCCTTCCTG GTTGCCTTGACGACATTTGCCGTGTACGTGTACGTGGACGAGAATAACATCCTGGACGCGGAGAAGGCCTTTGTGTCGCTGTCGCTCTTCAACATCCTCAGGTTTCCGCTCAACATGCTGCCACAGGTCATCAGCAGCCTGGTGCAG ACCAGCGTCTCGCTGAAGCGAATCCAAAACTTCCTGAATCACGACGAGCTGGACCCGGACTCGGTGGACAGGAAGAACACCGCCGCAG ATTTTTCTGTGACGGTCGTCAACGGGAAGTTCACCTGGGCTAAAGATGATTCTCCCGTTCTGCACAA tattAACCTGATGGTGCCTCAGGGATCTCTGCTGGCCGTGGTCGGACAGGTCGGCTGCGGGAAGTCCTCGCTGATCTCAGCTCTGCTCGGCGAGATGGAGAAAGTGGAGGGAGACGTTTCTATCCGG GGTTCGGTGGCGTACGTACCTCAGCAGGCCTGGATACAGAACGCCACGCTGCGTGACAACATCCTGTTTGGGAAACCCTACAATGAGCAGAAGTACCGCTGCGTTCTGGAAGCCTGCgctctgacccctgacctggAAGTGCTGCCGGGAGGAGACATGACGGAGATAGGAGAGAAG GGCATCAACCTCTCGGGCGGTCAGAGGCAGAGGGTGAGTTTGGCCCGAGCTCTGTACAGCGACACCGACGTCTACCTGCTGGACGACCCGCTGTCCGCCGTGGACGCCCACGTGGCCAAGCACATCTTCGACAACCTCATCGGCCCTGAGGGGGCGCTGAAGGGCAAG ACACGTATCCTGGTGACACACGGCATCAGCTTCCTGCCTCAGGTGGACAACATCATGGTGATGGTGGACGGCTACGTGTCAGAGATGGGCTCCTACCAGCAGCTGCTCAAGCAGAACGGTGACTTCGCCGAGTTCCTCAGGAACTACGCTGTGGAGGACatcgtggaggaggaggaggccctCG aGGAGCTGATTGAAGACGAGGAGTTGTTTCCAGAGGACGCGCTCAGCAACCACATAGACATGGTGGACAGTGAGCCGGTCGTCAACGAAGCCAAGAGACAATtcatgag GCAGATCAGCATCATTTCGTCAGACGGAGAAAACCCGCGGTGTCGCTCGATgaggaaacatggcagcagccAGAGGAAACACTCGGATCCGTCGGACAAGAAGAAACCAGAGAAGATGGAGCAACTCATCCAGGCCGAGACGGCAGAGACGGGCAAG GTGAAACTCAAAGTGTACATGGAGTACGCGAAGGCCGTGGGGCCGCTCCTGTCGGTGCTCATCTGCTTCCTGTACGGCTGCCAGAGCGCCGCCTCCATCGGCGCCAACGTCTGGCTCAGCGAGTGGACCAACGACGCCTCGAGAAATCAGACCGGCGACAATGTCAACCTGAGGGTGGGCGTGTACGCGGCGCTGGGCCTCGCACAAG gTGTCCTCGTCATGTTCTCTTCCTTCACTCTAGCCATGGGGAACATCGGCGCGGCGCGAAAGCTGCACTATAACCTGCTCGACAACAAGCTGCACACGCCGCAGTCGTTCTTTGACACCACGCCCATCGGGCGCATCATCAACCGCTTCTCCAAGGACATCTACGTGATCGACGAGGCGCTGCCGTCCACCGTGCTCATGTTCCTCGGCACCttcttcatctccctctccacGATGATAGTCATCATCTCCAGCACTCCCATCTTTGCTGTTGTCATAGCGCCTTTGACTTTCGTATACGTCTTTGTCCAG AGGTTTTACGTGGCCACGTCGCGGCAGCTAAAGCGCCTGGAGTCGGTCAGCCGCTCGCCCATATACTCTCATTTCTCTGAGACCATCACGGGCTCCAGTGTGATCCGAGCCTACGGCAGACACTCTGCCTTTGTCCACATGAGCGACATGAAAGTGGACGAGAACCAAAAGAGTCACTATCCTGGTCTCGTGTCCAACAG GTGGCTCGGCGTGCGGATCGAGTTCATCGGGAACTGCATCGTGCTGTTTTCAGCTCTGTTTGCGGTGACGGGAAAAGAGAATCTGAACCCCGGCCTTGTGGGTCTGTCGGTGTCCTACGCTCTGCAG GTGACCATGTCTCTGAACTGGATGGTGCGAATGACATCAGATCTGGAGACAAACATCGTGGCAGTGGAGAGAGTGAAGGAGTACTCGGAGACAAAGACGGAG GCTCCCTGGGAGATTGAGGACAAGAAGCCTCCTCCTGAGTGGCCCATGAACGGGAACGTGCAGTTCCAGAGCTACAGCGTCCGCTACCGCGAGGGTCTGGACCTGGTTCTGAAGAACCTGTCGCTGAGCGtcaaaggaggagagaag GTCGGCATCGTGGGTCGGACCGGAGCCGGGAAGTCCTCCATGACTCTGtgtctgttcaggctgctgGAAGCTGCTGCAGGAGAGATCACCATAGACGAGGTGAAGATCTCTGAGATCGGTCTGCACGACCTGAGGTCCAAGCTCACCATCATTCCACAG GAGCCGGTTCTCTTCTCCGGGACGCTGAGGATGAACCTGGATCCCTTTGACCAGTGCAGTGACGAGGAGGTTTGGCAAGCTGTGGAACATTCTCACCTCCACAAGTTTGTCAGCAATCAGCCGTCGAAGCTGGAGATGGAGTGTGCGGAGGGCGGAGAGAATCTCAG tgtgggCCAGAGGCAGCTGGTGTGTTTGGCTCGAGCTCTGCTCAGAAAGACCAGGATCCTCGTGCTGGATGAAGCCACGGCCGCCATCGACCTGGAGACGGACGACCTCATCCAGTCCACCATCAGGACTCAGTTTGAGGACTGCACCGTGTTCACGATCGCACACAGACTCAACACAATCATGGACTACACAAG AGTCCTGGTGTTGGACAAAGGACAGGTGGCGGAGTTCGACACGCCCACAAACCTCCTGTCGCAGAGAGGAATCTTCTACAACATGGCTAAAGACGCAGGTCTGGCTCAGTAg
- the abcc3 gene encoding ATP-binding cassette sub-family C member 3 isoform X1 gives METLCGPELPFWVANETLHTDRPDLPQCFQLSVLAWLPCIFLWVVTPIYLFYLKRNNKGYIMMSILNRFKTVFGLLLWIVCWADLFYTFHELRQGNSQPPIYFITPLVLGMTMLLATFLIQYERLRGVQSSGILFIFWFLSVLCAIVPFRSKILQASSQSEVTDKLRFTTFYVYFALTVCELILCCFNEKPPLFSSVVTDPNPCPESTAGFLSTLTFWWFTRMAIKGYRMPLEAKDLWSLNKRDSSKVMVPKLLREWEKEQAKAKCEASPPSQALYYKPPPSSSITPNRIAVDGCVRPVETEVLLSSQKAAPRQPSFLRALIKTFGPYFLIGSGFKLLQDCITFVNPQLLRMLIAFTKQKGVPDWWGYSLAFLMFFTAFLQTLILHHHFQYCFVTGMNVRTAIIGAIYRKALVITNSAKRSSTVGEVVNLMSVDAQRFMDLTTFLNMLWSAPMQIMLALYFLWQTLGPSVLAGVAVMIMLIPLNAVIAMKTRAYQVEQMQYKDARIKLMNEILNGIKVLKLYAWENSFRDKVLAIRQKELNVLRKTAYLGAVSTMAWTSAPFLVALTTFAVYVYVDENNILDAEKAFVSLSLFNILRFPLNMLPQVISSLVQTSVSLKRIQNFLNHDELDPDSVDRKNTAADFSVTVVNGKFTWAKDDSPVLHNINLMVPQGSLLAVVGQVGCGKSSLISALLGEMEKVEGDVSIRGSVAYVPQQAWIQNATLRDNILFGKPYNEQKYRCVLEACALTPDLEVLPGGDMTEIGEKGINLSGGQRQRVSLARALYSDTDVYLLDDPLSAVDAHVAKHIFDNLIGPEGALKGKTRILVTHGISFLPQVDNIMVMVDGYVSEMGSYQQLLKQNGDFAEFLRNYAVEDIVEEEEALEELIEDEELFPEDALSNHIDMVDSEPVVNEAKRQFMRQISIISSDGENPRCRSMRKHGSSQRKHSDPSDKKKPEKMEQLIQAETAETGKVKLKVYMEYAKAVGPLLSVLICFLYGCQSAASIGANVWLSEWTNDASRNQTGDNVNLRVGVYAALGLAQGLLLLVNCLLCRAHSMLKAAELSHRDLLQGVLRAPQAFFEGTPTGRLLNRFSKDVDTIDSAIPENIDIWMRTFWYTLNVLLICSALTPMFLVVVAPLMLFYWWVQRFYVATSRQLKRLESVSRSPIYSHFSETITGSSVIRAYGRHSAFVHMSDMKVDENQKSHYPGLVSNRWLGVRIEFIGNCIVLFSALFAVTGKENLNPGLVGLSVSYALQVTMSLNWMVRMTSDLETNIVAVERVKEYSETKTEAPWEIEDKKPPPEWPMNGNVQFQSYSVRYREGLDLVLKNLSLSVKGGEKVGIVGRTGAGKSSMTLCLFRLLEAAAGEITIDEVKISEIGLHDLRSKLTIIPQEPVLFSGTLRMNLDPFDQCSDEEVWQAVEHSHLHKFVSNQPSKLEMECAEGGENLSVGQRQLVCLARALLRKTRILVLDEATAAIDLETDDLIQSTIRTQFEDCTVFTIAHRLNTIMDYTRVLVLDKGQVAEFDTPTNLLSQRGIFYNMAKDAGLAQ, from the exons ctgctgGCCACGTTTCTGATCCAGTACGAGAGGTTACGCGGGGTTCAGTCCTCAGGGATCCTCTTCATCTTCTGGTTCCTGTCTGTGCTGTGTGCCATCGTGCCTTTCCGCTCCAAGATCCTGCAGGCGTCCAGCCAG AGCGAAGTGACCGACAAGCTGCGCTTCACCACGTTCTACGTCTACTTTGCGCTGACGGTGTGCGAGCTGATCCTCTGCTGCTTCAACGAGAagcctcctctcttctccagtGTCGTCACAGACCCC AATCCCTGTCCTGAGTCCACAGCGGGTTTTCTCTCCACCCTCACATTTTGGTGGTTCACAAG aATGGCCATCAAAGGCTACAGGATGCCTCTGGAAGCCAAAGACCTGTGGTCTCTGAACAAGCGCGACAGCTCCAAAGTGATGGTCCCCAAACTGCTGCGGGAGTGGGAGAAGGAACAGGCCAAGGCCAAGtg CGAAGCGAGTCCGCCGAGCCAGGCACTGTACTACAAGCCCCCGCCGTCCTCCTCCATCACCCCCAACCGCATCGCAGTAGACGGCTGCGTGAGGCCGGTGGAAACGGAGGTGCTGCTGTCCAGTCAGAAAGCTGCTCCCCGCCAGCCGTCTTTCCTGCGCGCACTCATCAAAACCTTTGGCCCTTACTTCCTGATCGGCTCCGGCTTCAAGCTCCTGCAGGACTGCATCACCTTTGTCAACCCTCAGCTGCTcag GATGCTGATCGCCTTCACCAAACAGAAAGGCGTCCCTGACTGGTGGGGATACTCTCTGGCCTTCCTCATGTTCTTCACGGCGTTCCTGCAGACGCTCATCCTCCACCACCACTTCCAGTACTGCTTCGTCACCGGCATGAACGTACGCACCGCCATCATCGGCGCCATCTACAGGAAG GCGCTGGTGATCACAAACTCGGCCAAGCGCTCCAGCACAGTGGGCGAGGTGGTCAACCTGATGTCGGTGGACGCTCAGAGGTTCATGGACCTCACCACGTTCCTCAACATGCTGTGGTCGGCTCCGATGCAGATCATGTTGGCTCTTTATTTCCTGTGGCAG ACCCTCGGCCCCTCCGTGCTCGCAGGCGTGGCCGTCATGATCATGTTGATCCCTCTGAACGCCGTCATCGCCATGAAGACTCGAGCTTACCAG GTGGAGCAGATGCAGTACAAGGACGCGCGGATCAAGCTGATGAACGAGATCCTGAACGGCATCAAAGTCCTGAAGCTGTACGCCTGGGAGAACTCCTTCAGAGACAAAGTCCTGGCCATCCGGCAGAAGGAGCTCAACGTGCTGCGCAAGACGGCCTACCTGGGAGCGGTGTCCACCATGGCCTGGACCAGCGCCCCCTTCCTG GTTGCCTTGACGACATTTGCCGTGTACGTGTACGTGGACGAGAATAACATCCTGGACGCGGAGAAGGCCTTTGTGTCGCTGTCGCTCTTCAACATCCTCAGGTTTCCGCTCAACATGCTGCCACAGGTCATCAGCAGCCTGGTGCAG ACCAGCGTCTCGCTGAAGCGAATCCAAAACTTCCTGAATCACGACGAGCTGGACCCGGACTCGGTGGACAGGAAGAACACCGCCGCAG ATTTTTCTGTGACGGTCGTCAACGGGAAGTTCACCTGGGCTAAAGATGATTCTCCCGTTCTGCACAA tattAACCTGATGGTGCCTCAGGGATCTCTGCTGGCCGTGGTCGGACAGGTCGGCTGCGGGAAGTCCTCGCTGATCTCAGCTCTGCTCGGCGAGATGGAGAAAGTGGAGGGAGACGTTTCTATCCGG GGTTCGGTGGCGTACGTACCTCAGCAGGCCTGGATACAGAACGCCACGCTGCGTGACAACATCCTGTTTGGGAAACCCTACAATGAGCAGAAGTACCGCTGCGTTCTGGAAGCCTGCgctctgacccctgacctggAAGTGCTGCCGGGAGGAGACATGACGGAGATAGGAGAGAAG GGCATCAACCTCTCGGGCGGTCAGAGGCAGAGGGTGAGTTTGGCCCGAGCTCTGTACAGCGACACCGACGTCTACCTGCTGGACGACCCGCTGTCCGCCGTGGACGCCCACGTGGCCAAGCACATCTTCGACAACCTCATCGGCCCTGAGGGGGCGCTGAAGGGCAAG ACACGTATCCTGGTGACACACGGCATCAGCTTCCTGCCTCAGGTGGACAACATCATGGTGATGGTGGACGGCTACGTGTCAGAGATGGGCTCCTACCAGCAGCTGCTCAAGCAGAACGGTGACTTCGCCGAGTTCCTCAGGAACTACGCTGTGGAGGACatcgtggaggaggaggaggccctCG aGGAGCTGATTGAAGACGAGGAGTTGTTTCCAGAGGACGCGCTCAGCAACCACATAGACATGGTGGACAGTGAGCCGGTCGTCAACGAAGCCAAGAGACAATtcatgag GCAGATCAGCATCATTTCGTCAGACGGAGAAAACCCGCGGTGTCGCTCGATgaggaaacatggcagcagccAGAGGAAACACTCGGATCCGTCGGACAAGAAGAAACCAGAGAAGATGGAGCAACTCATCCAGGCCGAGACGGCAGAGACGGGCAAG GTGAAACTCAAAGTGTACATGGAGTACGCGAAGGCCGTGGGGCCGCTCCTGTCGGTGCTCATCTGCTTCCTGTACGGCTGCCAGAGCGCCGCCTCCATCGGCGCCAACGTCTGGCTCAGCGAGTGGACCAACGACGCCTCGAGAAATCAGACCGGCGACAATGTCAACCTGAGGGTGGGCGTGTACGCGGCGCTGGGCCTCGCACAAG GTTTGCTGTTGTTGGTTAACTGCCTGCTGTGCCGGGCCCACAGCATGCTGAAGGCGGCCGAGCTCTCGCACCGTGACTTGCTGCAGGGGGTGCTGCGAGCGCCGCAGGCCTTCTTCGAGGGCACGCCCACTGGGCGGCTCCTCAACCGCTTCAGCAAAGACGTGGACACTATAGACTCCGCCATTCCAGAGAATATTGACATATGGATGCGCACCTTCTGGTACACGCTGAATGTGCTGCTCATATGCTCTGCCCTCACCCCCATGTTCCTCGTAGTCGTAGCCCCGTTAATGCTGTTCTATTGGTGGGTTCAG AGGTTTTACGTGGCCACGTCGCGGCAGCTAAAGCGCCTGGAGTCGGTCAGCCGCTCGCCCATATACTCTCATTTCTCTGAGACCATCACGGGCTCCAGTGTGATCCGAGCCTACGGCAGACACTCTGCCTTTGTCCACATGAGCGACATGAAAGTGGACGAGAACCAAAAGAGTCACTATCCTGGTCTCGTGTCCAACAG GTGGCTCGGCGTGCGGATCGAGTTCATCGGGAACTGCATCGTGCTGTTTTCAGCTCTGTTTGCGGTGACGGGAAAAGAGAATCTGAACCCCGGCCTTGTGGGTCTGTCGGTGTCCTACGCTCTGCAG GTGACCATGTCTCTGAACTGGATGGTGCGAATGACATCAGATCTGGAGACAAACATCGTGGCAGTGGAGAGAGTGAAGGAGTACTCGGAGACAAAGACGGAG GCTCCCTGGGAGATTGAGGACAAGAAGCCTCCTCCTGAGTGGCCCATGAACGGGAACGTGCAGTTCCAGAGCTACAGCGTCCGCTACCGCGAGGGTCTGGACCTGGTTCTGAAGAACCTGTCGCTGAGCGtcaaaggaggagagaag GTCGGCATCGTGGGTCGGACCGGAGCCGGGAAGTCCTCCATGACTCTGtgtctgttcaggctgctgGAAGCTGCTGCAGGAGAGATCACCATAGACGAGGTGAAGATCTCTGAGATCGGTCTGCACGACCTGAGGTCCAAGCTCACCATCATTCCACAG GAGCCGGTTCTCTTCTCCGGGACGCTGAGGATGAACCTGGATCCCTTTGACCAGTGCAGTGACGAGGAGGTTTGGCAAGCTGTGGAACATTCTCACCTCCACAAGTTTGTCAGCAATCAGCCGTCGAAGCTGGAGATGGAGTGTGCGGAGGGCGGAGAGAATCTCAG tgtgggCCAGAGGCAGCTGGTGTGTTTGGCTCGAGCTCTGCTCAGAAAGACCAGGATCCTCGTGCTGGATGAAGCCACGGCCGCCATCGACCTGGAGACGGACGACCTCATCCAGTCCACCATCAGGACTCAGTTTGAGGACTGCACCGTGTTCACGATCGCACACAGACTCAACACAATCATGGACTACACAAG AGTCCTGGTGTTGGACAAAGGACAGGTGGCGGAGTTCGACACGCCCACAAACCTCCTGTCGCAGAGAGGAATCTTCTACAACATGGCTAAAGACGCAGGTCTGGCTCAGTAg